The genomic region CTGTCGTTTCACGTAATCGCAAATTCCTTATTTAATAGTCTGTATATATTATGTtatcgtttaattaattaacaggcGTACGGAACGTAGCTATTTATATAGATGTCGCTACTGGCTACGCAAAGTTAGGTTTCGCCAAATGCAAATACTGCTTCGCGATTGGGTCGCACCaggggcgtggcacattccagAACGTGCTCAGACGGGAAGTGAGTCAAGAGTACGGTATTCGTCAAGTCACGCGACTCTTACAAAGTACTTTTCTGATGGATCCTAGCTGAAACTGCGCGTCTAGATGCACATAGCGTTTGTTCGTTGCTACATACAGCATTTTGCTTgatattgctaattaatttatgttgCGGCTGTATCTAGAAACGATCTCTGCATCCGAAGCAGTGCAACTTGTGCTACGTATGGTGGGTTGGCTTTCACGTCCGGGGTATGTCGAGAGCATTCGAAGTGTGCAATCCTACGAGACGACGGTACTCATCTCGCTGCCGCAGTGGCTCATGAAATCGGGCACACGTACGTATATGCTTTACATTTCGTGATGATTTGTATTGTACGACAAGAATATAGAAAGCGGATATCTTTGTCACAAAGATTCTACGAGACGTGGAAGACACTGTACTTAAGTTAACGAcaagacattaattaaacacgaATATTGCATTTAAAATATGACACAAGaactaaaactaaaaactAGAGAGTTCAATCAAATGTTTTTTAGGTTGGGCCTAATGCATGATGAAGACATTGGGTGCGACAGCCCGGAAAACAAGAGGGTGATGGGCTCGCATCTCTCAGGATTCTCTCCTGCTATTGGATGGTCGTCTTGCAGTAACAAATCGCTACTTGAATTTCTTCGGTAagagtagttaattaattaattggctaaACCAATTGATAACAATTTCGGTCAAAGTGCATCTAGCTAAAGTGCCGTTACCGTACCGTACACTAAACTTGATTTATTGAAGATGGAACGACGCAGAGTGTTTGTACAATGTTCCAGTGACGCTAAATCAACTTCAGATAGCGTCACACTCAAGAAACAAGTTGTGTCAAGAATTACTCCTAGATGCAACAGCGACATCTTGTGAACACGTCAGCTGTCAATCGCTATATTCGCGTCTATACGCAGAGTTTTAGTTTGAGTGCTATCGTATCTATAGGTGAATGCGAATAGCTCGTGTGCTGGCGTGTGGTGCACATCCTCGTCGACTAGCGTTTGCACTTTGTTTACGACTTCTCGTTCCGACAAATTTCCTTGCGGCAATCAAAAGGTGATATCAAACTCTGTCATTTCGGCGTTTAATTTCGACTGCTCTTTTGATTCAGTTCTGTGTGAACGGTCAGTGTTTGCCGGGAACGTGGACAGAATGGAGTGAGTATGGTCCATGCTCTACCACATGCTCTCAAGGAATCAGGTACAAAGAAAGACGGTGTTTGGGGTGAGTGAAGAGGCTGTCTATTTGCTTAAATTGGTATTGTAATGAGATATTGCAGAAACCAAGAAGGTTGTTACGGAAATAGGACCCAGTATCAGATCTGCAATTTGCGAGTATACAATTAGCAGAGGTTTTTGGAAATTAAATTACCGGTTTTCAAACTGTGTCTTAGCCTTGCCCGCTTGGTTCTGACGACGCGAAAGAGACCGCGTGCGCGTCGTTCAACGACAAGCCGCATTTCGATGGAAAATACTACAATTGGGTTTTCTATTTATCTCAAGGCAATCACAAAAACAATTGCAATGGGATAACTGGTAAGatatataatgtatatatgtatgctgCATGTTTTTAGATGTCAGCCAGAAATGCAAACTGACTTGCAAACCGGACAGCAACAATTTCTTTGCGGTACTGTCACCGTTCGTGCCGGATGGAACAGCATGCACGACGACATATCAACAAGCCGGTGTCTGCATTAAAGGAAAGTGCCTAGTACGTCAGCAATACGAATGctattatataaatttttttatttttaaatttatttctaaaataaaattttaaattattaatattcaTTTTCTGTTATTCGTTTATTAATAAGAGTGTTGGATGCGGTGGAGTGGTTCAATGGAATGCTACTAGACACTCCTGCGACGTTTGTGGTGCTAATGACACATCATGTCGAATTGTAGCTTCCGTCTTCAAACGACGCAACCTGGGTTTCGGTATTTGACATATTTCACGAGAGCTCGCTACTTCGCTTTCAGTTGTTTATGTGTACATGCAGGATAtcataaaatatttttactgCCACTAGGAGTTGTCAACGTCTATGTTAAAGAATTGGCAGGGCACGATAATTATCTAGGTAAAACGGTGTGTGTATAGTAGGTGTTATACGTTTTCTTGCTGTAATCTGTGCTTTCTCTAAGCGATAAAAAGTGGACGGAACAATCGCTTCTATATTAATGGCGAACTAAAGATTTCTCAACCCGGTCGTTTTTCCCATGCCGGTACAATCATCCAATACAGTAGAATTCCAGGAGTATCCGAAAACATACACATCAAGGGGCCGACAACGGAAGCTCTAGTTATCATGGTAAGACTTTCGTATACAGTACATTCTGATAGAGTAATAAAGTTGTGTATATACCGTGCTGGTAGGTTATCATTCAAGCTCCTGTTTGCGAAGTCTTCTATCAATATCAAGTGTACGAATCTTTGCTTGATGCTCATGGAGTGAAAGCAAGTGCGCCGTACAGATGGCGTTACACCACGTGGAGTAACTGTTCGCACGCTTGTGGTGGGGGTGCGCAAACACGTCGACTTGTCTGCTTTGACACGAATACAAGCACGGACGTGGAGAAAACCCTTTGTACACAATCAATAAACAGAACAGACTTGAGTAGGCCGTGCAATTTTCAGCCTTGTACTACAACAATGTACGTGTCTTCCGATCGACTCTCTCTTATTAGTTAACTAATTGAGTTTGACAATGTAGTTAGTCATGCCTATGTGTCTACAGGTGGAGTGTCGGGTCTTGGAGTCCGTGTAGTCGCAGCTGTGGAACAGAAGGAGTTCGGAAGCGAAAAGTTAGCTGCGTAATGCATATCAATCCGAAATTTATGAGAAAGATGGAACGCAGTCGATGCGATCAAAAGAAAAGGCCACATGGTgtacagacatgcaacagaCATTCGTGTCCAGTAGGAGTATGGTTTGAAGAACGCTGGCAATCGGTAACTATACCGAAGTCTTTTTACTAGACTGTCCGAgctggagtttgtttgtgcagtgtTCGGTAACGTGCGGTTGGGGATGGCAGACCAGATCGACGACATGTCGCAAGAAAACCAACGGCTCGTTACTGCCCAAAAGGTATTGCGATAGAGAATCGAGACCAATAAACTTCAAA from Corticium candelabrum chromosome 10, ooCorCand1.1, whole genome shotgun sequence harbors:
- the LOC134185323 gene encoding A disintegrin and metalloproteinase with thrombospondin motifs 12-like, yielding MANGFLVTKNKEMNVRPLPFVNTQRTLLKETPHGTYVRNSNGNASSFQEKDTNRMTMDDSASLVPFREMRKLGASTIYIETVVVTDKTMLIKYGRQNLPPYILSAMQEAAGLFRSETISTDVRLVLSYFLILESDRESGLEITKDSKRTLKNFCRWKTTLTPSLPSHDIALLFTRNDLCIRSSATCATYGGLAFTSGVCREHSKCAILRDDGTHLAAAVAHEIGHTLGLMHDEDIGCDSPENKRVMGSHLSGFSPAIGWSSCSNKSLLEFLRWNDAECLYNVPVTLNQLQIASHSRNKLCQELLLDATATSCEHVNANSSCAGVWCTSSSTSVCTLFTTSRSDKFPCGNQKFCVNGQCLPGTWTEWSEYGPCSTTCSQGIRNQEGCYGNRTQYQICNLRPCPLGSDDAKETACASFNDKPHFDGKYYNWVFYLSQGNHKNNCNGITDVSQKCKLTCKPDSNNFFAVLSPFVPDGTACTTTYQQAGVCIKGKCLSVGCGGVVQWNATRHSCDVCGANDTSCRIVASVFKRRNLGFGYHKIFLLPLGVVNVYVKELAGHDNYLAIKSGRNNRFYINGELKISQPGRFSHAGTIIQYSRIPGVSENIHIKGPTTEALVIMVIIQAPVCEVFYQYQVYESLLDAHGVKASAPYRWRYTTWSNCSHACGGGAQTRRLVCFDTNTSTDVEKTLCTQSINRTDLSRPCNFQPCTTTMWSVGSWSPCSRSCGTEGVRKRKVSCVMHINPKFMRKMERSRCDQKKRPHGVQTCNRHSCPVGVWFEERWQSCSVTCGWGWQTRSTTCRKKTNGSLLPKRYCDRESRPINFKICSLSECVSDVSRKQPGCVDLEDCRLFTIRLCEKASRRRKCCYTCQQLALEQTFSSVVDTVVAQK